Proteins encoded in a region of the Hypomesus transpacificus isolate Combined female chromosome 17, fHypTra1, whole genome shotgun sequence genome:
- the LOC124479325 gene encoding CD9 antigen-like isoform X2, whose amino-acid sequence MALDLCGQLCKVILIIFNIGFALLGAAMLGLGLWLRFGANTQGLFDVNLNTQQFVIGVMVLIVLGAVILVVAVFGDYGACNESSGALTVVGEQMAMFYTTVYAKYLNTDDPSMTVTLTLMHNWFQCCGLVGALDIMVKKTCPDLSFTGFLTMPACPPAIVNLFKDKAPLVLGLFLGTAALLLLALGCSSQLRKEIKRSRTPSPSPASYMILSTSTNLPSTPYPDPHPYQDPVVFPPLTLAMTSADV is encoded by the exons ATGGCTCTGGATCTGTGCGGACAGCTTTGCAAGGTTATTCTCATCATCTTCAACATCGGGTTCGCC CTGCTTGGCGCTGCCATGCTGGGCCTGGGTCTGTGGCTGCGGTTTGGTGCCAACACGCAAGGTCTCTTCGACGTCAActtaaacacacagcagtttgtCATTG gtgTGATGGTGCTGATCGTCCTGGGTGCAGTGATACTGGTGGTGGCCGTGTTTGGAGACTACGGCGCCTGCAACGAGAGCAGCGGCGCCCTGACAGTG GTGGGGGAGCAGATGGCCATGTTCTACACGACGGTGTACGCAAAGTATTTGAATACGGATGACCCTAGCATGACGGTCACTCTGACCTTAATGCATAACTGG TTCCAGTGCTGTGGATTGGTGGGAGCCCTGGACATTATGGTCAAAAAGACGTGCCCCGATCTCAGCTTCACTGGATTCTTGACAATGCCT GCCTGTCCCCCAGCCATCGTCAACCTGTTTAAGGACAAGGCTCCGTTGGTTCTGGGCCTGTTCCTGGGTACAGCTGCTCTGCTG CTCCTGGCCCTGGGGTGCAGCTCCCAACTCCGCAAGGAAATCAAGCGCTCCCgaacaccctctccctcccctgcctcgtACATGATCCTGTCTACCTCCACcaacctcccctccactccctacCCTGACCCACACCCATACCAAGACCCTGTGGTTTTTCCCCCTCTGACTCTGGCCATGACGTCTGCTGATGTCTAG
- the LOC124479252 gene encoding uncharacterized protein LOC124479252 isoform X1: MEKDTTDSSQPEVSEGREGSLSGDKRTFIRVLNVRPLSSEDMDLVEPSDLPPPSVPATGSKDQLEALEVASTSQGVSGVERMPSGIASRPSGTPSPDLQVEAKASLGSVAAEVIEAVISNVLAARAALQQEAQGPVTCSSVSYFLSAVCADVQTLPLLRRSGSSSRSSGRSLGELLTTMSRTNVVQAVELKLEEQFGPCRKEGSSTSPSSLSLTEDWVMIPYLGSGRYGHFLANDLVEEIIESVKSAVELLESQSSTSRAGNSSSLTGWDALDVSSAAKKMVCKAAARLTPLVSSSRMGDVTADESVSLMNETSLESLPPSLIRLLLIRSVDTVTAACRAISSEFCYRESVKNEGLTKLQELANEQMLACLNKGIEEVEIDELIEGISAISDHSLILRRPELSFSHIYRSLFVDTLLPGSGHRTTEVLETLIFLCPQGPPTAGESLAHDDTRVGTIIKEYVIKGRDVFQQVLRRATQKLSRHPATTRDSPHAANPESSEHPSLLVSSENCENLLGVILDDLHEVVEQHKASAKTRSGGRKFWEQVHSSSQLLYDSTLRTLQKAADKLSALEDRAFEIIPPMPSRQEPIHSCAESSVQGQLQKSQEVNLPSTSSLSCQETQDRRVRILTERVMDDTLCESAAAAPCPGADLGELSPAAVIIDAGTASTSAGETRKPKKGLKWLSKKVKLFKNKFLKRKTEPKKPSAQEELPPSSHVTPGAKCGSHANLEQSKDHETNQEPPRCPLHVRMFRALQKSIVKPFKMSWSQ, encoded by the exons atggagaaagaTACGACAGACTCATCCCAGCCCGAGGTgagtgagggaagagaggggagtctGTCTGGAGACAAGCGGACCTTCATCAGGGTGTTGAACGTGAGGCCTCTAAGTTCGGAGGACATGGACCTGGTCGAGCCCTCGGATCTGCCCCCTCCTTCAGTACCCGCTACTGGGTCAAAAGACCAGCTGGAAGCCCTGGAGGTTGCGTCCACTTCCCAGGGCGTCAGTGGAGTGGAGAGAATGCCCTCTGGCATAGCCAGCAGACCCAGTGGAACCCCCTCTCCGGATCTGCAGGTGGAGGCCAAGGCCAGTCTGGGCTCTGTGGCAGCTGAGGTGATCGAGGCGGTCATCAGCAACGTCCTGGCAGCCAGGGCCGCCCTCCAACAAGAAGCTCAAGGGCCTGTGACCTGTTCCTCTGTGAGCTacttcctctctgctgtctgtgcCGACGTGCAGACTCTACCGCTGCTGAGGAGGTCAGGGAGCAGCAGTCGGTCTTCTGGAAGGTCCCTTGGAGAGCTCCTGACCACCATGTCGAGGACCAACGTTGTCCAGGCTGTGGAGCTGAAGCTGGAGGAGCAGTTTGGGCCGTGTAGGAAGGAGGGCTCGTCCACATCTCCATCCAGCCTATCACTGACTGAGGATTGGGTCATGATCCCTTATCTGGGGAGCGGTCGCTATGGACATTTCCTGGCCAATGACCTGGTCGAGGAAATCATCGAATCCGTAAAAAGTGCTGTTGAGCTGCTGGAAAGCCAGTCTTCAACATCCAGAGCAGGGAACAGCTCCTCCCTCACAGGATGGGACGCATTGGATGTTTCCTCTGCAGCCAAGAAGATGGTCTGCAAGGCAGCAGCCAGACTGACCCCCCTGGTGAGCTCTTCCAGGATGGGAGATGTGACGGCGGACGAGAGCGTCTCTTTGATGAACGAGACGTCTCTGGAAAGTTTGCCCCCGTCTCTCATCAGGCTTCTGTTGATCCGGTCTGTCGACACGGTGACAGCAGCCTGCAGAGCCATAAGCAGTGAGTTCTGCTATCGGGAGAGCGTGAAGAACGAAGGCCTGACAAAACTCCAGGAGCTGGCCAACGAACAGATGTTGGCCTGTCTGAACAAGGGCATAGAGGAAGTGGAGATTGATGAGCTCATCGAAGGCATCTCAGCCATCTCGGATCATTCGCTGATCCTAAGGCGCCCGGAGTTGTCTTTCTCCCACATCTACCGCTCCTTGTTCGTTGACACCCTCCTGCCAGGGAGTGGACACAGAACAACCGAGGTCCTGGAGACCTTGATTTTTTTatgtcctcagggcccacccACAGCTGGAGAGAGCCTGGCCCATGATGACACACGAGTGGGAACCATCATTAAAGAGTACGTGATCAAAGGAAGAGATGTGTTCCAGCAGGTCTTGAGGAGAGCAACTCAGAAGCTCTCTCGCCATCCGGCGACCACCCGTGACTCACCTCATGCGGCCAATCCAGAGAGCTCAGAGCATCCATCTCTGCTGGTCTCCTCTGAGAACTGTGAGAACCTGCTTGGTGTGATCCTGGATGATCTCCATGAGGTGGTTGAGCAGCACAAGGCCTCAGCTAAGACGAGATCTGGTGGCAGGAAGTTCTGGGAGCAGGTCCACTCCTCCAGCCAGCTGCTTTATGACAGCACGCTGAGGACCCTGCAGAAAGCTGCAGACAAGCTGTCGGCTCTCGAAGATCGTGCGTTTGAGATCATCCCCCCGATGCCCTCCAGACAGGAGCCCATCCACAGCTGTGCTGAGAGCTCGGTTCAGGGTCAGCTGCAGAAGAGCCAGGAAGTGAACCTTCCCTCGACCTCTAGCCTGTCCTGCCAGGAGACCCAGGACCGCAGGGTCAGGATCCTGACGGAGAGAGTGATGGACGACACTCTGTGTGAgtctgctgctgcagctccGTGTCCTGGGGCAGATCTCGGTGAGCTCAGCCCTGCAGCGGTCATCATCGATGCTGGGACAGCGTCTACCTCTGCAGGCGAGACCAGAAAGCCTAAAAAGGGCTTGAAGTGGTTGAGCAAGAAAGTCAAGCTCTTCAAGAACAAG TTTCTGAAGAGAAAGACGGAGCCCAAGAAGCCCTCAGCCCAGGAGGAACTTCCCCCCAGCTCTCACGTCACACCTG GGGCCAAGTGTGGTTCGCATGCCAATCTGGAGCAGTCGAAGGACCACGAGACCAATCAGGAGCCCCCTAGATGTCCTCTACACGTACGAATGTTCCGTGCGCTTCAAAAGTCCATCGTCAAGCCATTCAAGATGTCTTGGAGCCAGTAG
- the LOC124479252 gene encoding uncharacterized protein LOC124479252 isoform X2, with product MEKDTTDSSQPEVSEGREGSLSGDKRTFIRVLNVRPLSSEDMDLVEPSDLPPPSVPATGSKDQLEALEVASTSQGVSGVERMPSGIASRPSGTPSPDLQVEAKASLGSVAAEVIEAVISNVLAARAALQQEAQGPVTCSSVSYFLSAVCADVQTLPLLRRSGSSSRSSGRSLGELLTTMSRTNVVQAVELKLEEQFGPCRKEGSSTSPSSLSLTEDWVMIPYLGSGRYGHFLANDLVEEIIESVKSAVELLESQSSTSRAGNSSSLTGWDALDVSSAAKKMVCKAAARLTPLVSSSRMGDVTADESVSLMNETSLESLPPSLIRLLLIRSVDTVTAACRAISSEFCYRESVKNEGLTKLQELANEQMLACLNKGIEEVEIDELIEGISAISDHSLILRRPELSFSHIYRSLFVDTLLPGSGHRTTEVLETLIFLCPQGPPTAGESLAHDDTRVGTIIKEYVIKGRDVFQQVLRRATQKLSRHPATTRDSPHAANPESSEHPSLLVSSENCENLLGVILDDLHEVVEQHKASAKTRSGGRKFWEQVHSSSQLLYDSTLRTLQKAADKLSALEDRAFEIIPPMPSRQEPIHSCAESSVQGQLQKSQEVNLPSTSSLSCQETQDRRVRILTERVMDDTLCESAAAAPCPGADLGELSPAAVIIDAGTASTSAGETRKPKKGLKWLSKKVKLFKNKFLKRKTEPKKPSAQEELPPSSHVTPGERPPLLVILNESQSDPADLANYSDKA from the exons atggagaaagaTACGACAGACTCATCCCAGCCCGAGGTgagtgagggaagagaggggagtctGTCTGGAGACAAGCGGACCTTCATCAGGGTGTTGAACGTGAGGCCTCTAAGTTCGGAGGACATGGACCTGGTCGAGCCCTCGGATCTGCCCCCTCCTTCAGTACCCGCTACTGGGTCAAAAGACCAGCTGGAAGCCCTGGAGGTTGCGTCCACTTCCCAGGGCGTCAGTGGAGTGGAGAGAATGCCCTCTGGCATAGCCAGCAGACCCAGTGGAACCCCCTCTCCGGATCTGCAGGTGGAGGCCAAGGCCAGTCTGGGCTCTGTGGCAGCTGAGGTGATCGAGGCGGTCATCAGCAACGTCCTGGCAGCCAGGGCCGCCCTCCAACAAGAAGCTCAAGGGCCTGTGACCTGTTCCTCTGTGAGCTacttcctctctgctgtctgtgcCGACGTGCAGACTCTACCGCTGCTGAGGAGGTCAGGGAGCAGCAGTCGGTCTTCTGGAAGGTCCCTTGGAGAGCTCCTGACCACCATGTCGAGGACCAACGTTGTCCAGGCTGTGGAGCTGAAGCTGGAGGAGCAGTTTGGGCCGTGTAGGAAGGAGGGCTCGTCCACATCTCCATCCAGCCTATCACTGACTGAGGATTGGGTCATGATCCCTTATCTGGGGAGCGGTCGCTATGGACATTTCCTGGCCAATGACCTGGTCGAGGAAATCATCGAATCCGTAAAAAGTGCTGTTGAGCTGCTGGAAAGCCAGTCTTCAACATCCAGAGCAGGGAACAGCTCCTCCCTCACAGGATGGGACGCATTGGATGTTTCCTCTGCAGCCAAGAAGATGGTCTGCAAGGCAGCAGCCAGACTGACCCCCCTGGTGAGCTCTTCCAGGATGGGAGATGTGACGGCGGACGAGAGCGTCTCTTTGATGAACGAGACGTCTCTGGAAAGTTTGCCCCCGTCTCTCATCAGGCTTCTGTTGATCCGGTCTGTCGACACGGTGACAGCAGCCTGCAGAGCCATAAGCAGTGAGTTCTGCTATCGGGAGAGCGTGAAGAACGAAGGCCTGACAAAACTCCAGGAGCTGGCCAACGAACAGATGTTGGCCTGTCTGAACAAGGGCATAGAGGAAGTGGAGATTGATGAGCTCATCGAAGGCATCTCAGCCATCTCGGATCATTCGCTGATCCTAAGGCGCCCGGAGTTGTCTTTCTCCCACATCTACCGCTCCTTGTTCGTTGACACCCTCCTGCCAGGGAGTGGACACAGAACAACCGAGGTCCTGGAGACCTTGATTTTTTTatgtcctcagggcccacccACAGCTGGAGAGAGCCTGGCCCATGATGACACACGAGTGGGAACCATCATTAAAGAGTACGTGATCAAAGGAAGAGATGTGTTCCAGCAGGTCTTGAGGAGAGCAACTCAGAAGCTCTCTCGCCATCCGGCGACCACCCGTGACTCACCTCATGCGGCCAATCCAGAGAGCTCAGAGCATCCATCTCTGCTGGTCTCCTCTGAGAACTGTGAGAACCTGCTTGGTGTGATCCTGGATGATCTCCATGAGGTGGTTGAGCAGCACAAGGCCTCAGCTAAGACGAGATCTGGTGGCAGGAAGTTCTGGGAGCAGGTCCACTCCTCCAGCCAGCTGCTTTATGACAGCACGCTGAGGACCCTGCAGAAAGCTGCAGACAAGCTGTCGGCTCTCGAAGATCGTGCGTTTGAGATCATCCCCCCGATGCCCTCCAGACAGGAGCCCATCCACAGCTGTGCTGAGAGCTCGGTTCAGGGTCAGCTGCAGAAGAGCCAGGAAGTGAACCTTCCCTCGACCTCTAGCCTGTCCTGCCAGGAGACCCAGGACCGCAGGGTCAGGATCCTGACGGAGAGAGTGATGGACGACACTCTGTGTGAgtctgctgctgcagctccGTGTCCTGGGGCAGATCTCGGTGAGCTCAGCCCTGCAGCGGTCATCATCGATGCTGGGACAGCGTCTACCTCTGCAGGCGAGACCAGAAAGCCTAAAAAGGGCTTGAAGTGGTTGAGCAAGAAAGTCAAGCTCTTCAAGAACAAG TTTCTGAAGAGAAAGACGGAGCCCAAGAAGCCCTCAGCCCAGGAGGAACTTCCCCCCAGCTCTCACGTCACACCTGGTGAGCGTCCACCACTGCTTGTCATCCTTAATGAATCACAAAGTGATCCTGCAGATTTGGCTAATTACTCTGACAAAGCCTAA
- the LOC124479336 gene encoding CD9 antigen-like isoform X1, translating to MALDLCGQLCKVILIIFNIVFALLGAAILGLGLWLRFGADTQGLFDVDFNTRQFVIGVIVLIVLGAVILVVAVFGVVGACSASSGALTVFAVFLSMLCVSVIAAGVIAFTRSEKVGEQMAMFYKTVYAKYLNTKDPSMTVTLTLMHNWFQCCGLVGALDILVKKTCPEQSFIELFTMPACPPAIVDLFKDKAPLVLGLFLGTAALLVIVLVCSSILVKEIKRSKQIIVPNIMMQNRVPNVIMIGTH from the exons ATGGCTCTGGATCTGTGCGGACAGCTGTGCAAGGTTATTCTCATCATCTTCAACATCGTGTTCGCC CTGCTTGGTGCTGCCAttctgggcctgggtctgtgGCTGCGGTTTGGCGCCGACACACAAGGCCTCTTTGATGTTGACTTCAACACACGGCAGTTTGTCATCG gtGTGATAGTGCTGATCGTCCTGGGTGCAGTGATACTGGTGGTGGCCGTGTTTGGAGTCGTTGGTGCCTGCAGCGCGAGCAGTGGCGCCCTGACAGTG TTTGCCGTCTTTCTGTCCATGCTATGTGTGTCAGTGATTGCAGCAGGAGTGATCGCCTTCACAAGGAGTGAAAAG GTGGGGGAGCAGATGGCCATGTTCTACAAGACGGTGTACGCAAAGTATTTGAATACGAAGGACCCTAGCATGACGGTCACTCTGACCTTAATGCATAACTGG TTCCAGTGCTGTGGATTAGTGGGAGCCCTGGACATTCTGGTCAAAAAGACGTGCCCCGAACAAAGCTTCATTGAATTGTTCACTATGCCT GCCTGTCCCCCAGCCATCGTCGACCTGTTTAAGGACAAAGCTCCGTTGGTTCTGGGCCTGTTCCTGGGTACAGCTGCTCTGCTG GTCATAGTGCTGGTATGCAGTTCTATCCTTGTGAAGGAGATTAAAAGGTCAAAGCAGATTATAGTCCCCAATATTATGATGCAGAATAGGGTCCCCAATGTTATAATGATTGGTACCCATTAA
- the LOC124479336 gene encoding CD9 antigen-like isoform X2, producing MALDLCGQLCKVILIIFNIVFALLGAAILGLGLWLRFGADTQGLFDVDFNTRQFVIGVIVLIVLGAVILVVAVFGVVGACSASSGALTVFAVFLSMLCVSVIAAGVIAFTRSEKVGEQMAMFYKTVYAKYLNTKDPSMTVTLTLMHNWFQCCGLVGALDILVKKTCPEQSFIELFTMPIPSPRPVPQPSSTCLRTKLRWFWACSWVQLLCWS from the exons ATGGCTCTGGATCTGTGCGGACAGCTGTGCAAGGTTATTCTCATCATCTTCAACATCGTGTTCGCC CTGCTTGGTGCTGCCAttctgggcctgggtctgtgGCTGCGGTTTGGCGCCGACACACAAGGCCTCTTTGATGTTGACTTCAACACACGGCAGTTTGTCATCG gtGTGATAGTGCTGATCGTCCTGGGTGCAGTGATACTGGTGGTGGCCGTGTTTGGAGTCGTTGGTGCCTGCAGCGCGAGCAGTGGCGCCCTGACAGTG TTTGCCGTCTTTCTGTCCATGCTATGTGTGTCAGTGATTGCAGCAGGAGTGATCGCCTTCACAAGGAGTGAAAAG GTGGGGGAGCAGATGGCCATGTTCTACAAGACGGTGTACGCAAAGTATTTGAATACGAAGGACCCTAGCATGACGGTCACTCTGACCTTAATGCATAACTGG TTCCAGTGCTGTGGATTAGTGGGAGCCCTGGACATTCTGGTCAAAAAGACGTGCCCCGAACAAAGCTTCATTGAATTGTTCACTATGCCT ATTCCCTCCCCCAGGCCTGTCCCCCAGCCATCGTCGACCTGTTTAAGGACAAAGCTCCGTTGGTTCTGGGCCTGTTCCTGGGTACAGCTGCTCTGCTG GTCATAG
- the LOC124479325 gene encoding CD9 antigen-like isoform X1, whose translation MALDLCGQLCKVILIIFNIGFALLGAAMLGLGLWLRFGANTQGLFDVNLNTQQFVIGVMVLIVLGAVILVVAVFGDYGACNESSGALTVFAVFLSIVCGLVIAAGVIAFIRSDDVGEQMAMFYTTVYAKYLNTDDPSMTVTLTLMHNWFQCCGLVGALDIMVKKTCPDLSFTGFLTMPACPPAIVNLFKDKAPLVLGLFLGTAALLLLALGCSSQLRKEIKRSRTPSPSPASYMILSTSTNLPSTPYPDPHPYQDPVVFPPLTLAMTSADV comes from the exons ATGGCTCTGGATCTGTGCGGACAGCTTTGCAAGGTTATTCTCATCATCTTCAACATCGGGTTCGCC CTGCTTGGCGCTGCCATGCTGGGCCTGGGTCTGTGGCTGCGGTTTGGTGCCAACACGCAAGGTCTCTTCGACGTCAActtaaacacacagcagtttgtCATTG gtgTGATGGTGCTGATCGTCCTGGGTGCAGTGATACTGGTGGTGGCCGTGTTTGGAGACTACGGCGCCTGCAACGAGAGCAGCGGCGCCCTGACAGTG TTTGCCGTCTTTCTGTCCATCGTATGTGGGTTAGTGATTGCAGCAGGAGTGATCGCCTTCATAAGGAGTGATGAC GTGGGGGAGCAGATGGCCATGTTCTACACGACGGTGTACGCAAAGTATTTGAATACGGATGACCCTAGCATGACGGTCACTCTGACCTTAATGCATAACTGG TTCCAGTGCTGTGGATTGGTGGGAGCCCTGGACATTATGGTCAAAAAGACGTGCCCCGATCTCAGCTTCACTGGATTCTTGACAATGCCT GCCTGTCCCCCAGCCATCGTCAACCTGTTTAAGGACAAGGCTCCGTTGGTTCTGGGCCTGTTCCTGGGTACAGCTGCTCTGCTG CTCCTGGCCCTGGGGTGCAGCTCCCAACTCCGCAAGGAAATCAAGCGCTCCCgaacaccctctccctcccctgcctcgtACATGATCCTGTCTACCTCCACcaacctcccctccactccctacCCTGACCCACACCCATACCAAGACCCTGTGGTTTTTCCCCCTCTGACTCTGGCCATGACGTCTGCTGATGTCTAG